From a single Magnetococcales bacterium genomic region:
- the csm5 gene encoding type III-A CRISPR-associated RAMP protein Csm5: MINPFMKPYRMVISTLSPVHIGCGQNYEPTHYIIDEGVLYTFDPVAALSRDEKSRNELLEIVSKEQGDGIIQKIQKFFHTRKEMLLPLHTRRLPVGDGMQAFYDKRVGKTTQADTKSVNNLNIERTSFLPEKNHPVMPGSSLKGAIRTALLDEVHGGKSLSNREQAKDRRKSWKELSPLPDTLKGCLPKKFELDPMRLIRVGDACSFGPDRHNEVFFAVNRKSSGAEGKGPYQTLECLPPMGLESFTADISFLNPEQARKYDDVQPPDKKGLPPKIRQWDHTTIVQKCNTYYMDHLQRELQEMHGFLDQEWAKTIRQSIHDGELHWLLKSGHAFLLRVGRHCGAESVTLNGARFIYRPQGRDWVTEPSTVWLAARGINMENKLLPFGWLLVELDDGQRRPLDETAPELAKLAQRFKNDRASHLNASDKKLASIQDEEAKKNKAEEDRQALAAEKAAEEAAHQVRLAAMTPNQQKIAAFRQAISKEPIPQPISGTLWQNAGKLVKEAANWPAEDRTELARVCHEELPCKLKGVDKKKLQSLQDALSI; this comes from the coding sequence ATGATCAACCCATTCATGAAACCTTATCGGATGGTCATCTCCACCCTGTCGCCGGTACATATCGGCTGCGGACAGAATTACGAACCGACGCATTATATCATTGACGAGGGTGTCCTCTACACCTTCGATCCAGTGGCGGCATTATCCCGGGACGAAAAATCCCGCAATGAGTTGCTGGAAATCGTCTCCAAAGAACAAGGCGATGGAATCATCCAGAAAATCCAGAAATTTTTTCACACACGGAAAGAAATGTTACTTCCCCTGCATACCCGACGCCTGCCGGTGGGTGATGGTATGCAAGCTTTTTATGACAAGAGAGTCGGCAAGACCACACAGGCAGACACCAAGAGTGTCAATAACCTGAATATCGAACGCACATCGTTTCTCCCGGAAAAAAACCATCCCGTCATGCCGGGCAGCAGTCTCAAAGGGGCAATCCGTACCGCATTACTGGATGAGGTTCATGGTGGAAAATCCCTGAGCAACAGGGAGCAAGCAAAAGACAGAAGAAAGTCCTGGAAAGAACTCTCTCCTTTACCGGACACCCTGAAGGGGTGTCTGCCAAAAAAATTTGAACTGGATCCCATGCGTCTGATCCGCGTGGGAGATGCCTGTTCCTTTGGGCCAGATCGTCATAATGAAGTCTTTTTTGCTGTCAACCGCAAATCTTCCGGCGCGGAAGGAAAAGGGCCTTATCAAACGCTGGAGTGCCTCCCACCCATGGGCTTGGAATCCTTTACCGCAGACATCTCCTTTTTGAACCCTGAACAAGCCCGGAAATATGACGACGTCCAACCTCCCGACAAGAAGGGACTGCCACCCAAAATCCGTCAATGGGATCATACAACCATCGTCCAGAAATGCAACACCTATTACATGGATCATTTGCAGCGAGAGTTGCAAGAGATGCATGGGTTTCTCGACCAGGAGTGGGCAAAAACTATTCGCCAATCCATTCATGATGGTGAACTGCATTGGTTACTGAAATCAGGCCATGCCTTCCTACTGCGCGTGGGGCGTCACTGTGGAGCAGAATCAGTGACCCTGAACGGTGCGCGTTTCATTTACAGACCTCAAGGAAGAGATTGGGTTACAGAACCCTCTACGGTCTGGCTGGCGGCTCGTGGAATCAACATGGAAAACAAGCTGCTCCCATTTGGCTGGTTGCTGGTCGAACTGGATGATGGTCAGCGAAGACCCCTGGATGAGACCGCCCCGGAATTGGCAAAACTGGCACAAAGATTCAAGAACGACAGAGCCAGTCACCTGAATGCTTCGGACAAGAAACTGGCAAGCATTCAAGATGAAGAAGCTAAAAAAAACAAGGCTGAAGAGGATCGCCAAGCCTTGGCAGCCGAAAAGGCCGCTGAGGAAGCAGCGCATCAAGTCCGTCTTGCTGCCATGACACCCAATCAACAAAAGATTGCAGCATTTCGGCAAGCCATCAGCAAGGAACCCATTCCCCAACCCATCAGCGGCACTCTATGGCAAAACGCTGGCAAACTGGTCAAGGAAGCTGCCAACTGGCCAGCCGAAGACAGAACTGAACTGGCCCGGGTTTGCCACGAAGAACTCCCTTGTAAACTCAAAGGTGTCGATAAAAAAAAGTTGCAATCACTTCAGGATGCCTTATCCATATGA
- a CDS encoding CRISPR-associated protein Csm7 produces MKTLLVTIEPLTAFATPLHGDTLFGQLCWALRNRHGDAWLKERLQDYTQGKPFLVVSDIFPAGYWPRPHLPPPRQPDQEVGKAGKKHGENRKMDKKRVWLPSRKMKRSLADWIKECRSEQEIWFTSDRKECKAGRIERPQPHNSINRLTGTTGKNGFAPYAVEQTWFPPDTLLDLWLLHDPARLSQSELIGALCDVGLSGFGKDASTGLGKFSVEQNEISEEPLPRQEQSNAWLTLGFCTPQRCGFNSSRSFYQVFTRFGRHGDVAALTGNVFKSPILLAKAGAVLTPNEKMIDVLFVGQGLGGDGNLSKVVRETVHQGYAPVVGIQVDWESDKP; encoded by the coding sequence ATGAAAACGCTGCTCGTCACTATCGAACCGCTGACAGCCTTTGCCACCCCGCTCCACGGTGACACCCTGTTCGGACAACTTTGCTGGGCCTTGCGCAATCGGCATGGCGATGCATGGTTGAAAGAACGGTTGCAAGATTACACACAGGGCAAGCCCTTCCTGGTGGTTTCAGACATTTTTCCCGCCGGATACTGGCCTCGGCCCCATCTGCCACCACCCCGGCAACCCGATCAAGAGGTTGGCAAAGCAGGCAAGAAACATGGGGAAAATCGCAAGATGGACAAAAAACGGGTATGGCTCCCCAGCCGAAAGATGAAACGTTCCCTGGCCGATTGGATCAAGGAGTGCCGTTCCGAACAAGAGATCTGGTTCACATCGGATCGGAAAGAATGCAAGGCTGGGCGAATTGAACGTCCCCAACCCCACAACTCCATCAATCGGTTGACAGGAACCACGGGAAAAAACGGCTTCGCACCCTATGCTGTGGAACAGACATGGTTCCCACCGGATACATTGCTGGATCTCTGGTTGCTCCATGATCCGGCGCGTCTGTCTCAATCTGAACTGATCGGTGCCTTGTGCGACGTGGGTTTGTCCGGTTTTGGCAAGGATGCCAGCACGGGACTGGGAAAATTTTCCGTGGAACAGAATGAAATCAGTGAAGAACCACTACCTCGCCAGGAGCAAAGCAATGCCTGGCTGACGCTGGGATTTTGTACTCCCCAGAGATGCGGATTCAACTCCAGTCGCAGTTTCTATCAAGTGTTCACCCGTTTCGGACGGCATGGCGATGTGGCTGCGTTGACCGGGAATGTGTTCAAAAGCCCAATTTTATTGGCCAAGGCCGGAGCGGTACTGACACCGAATGAAAAAATGATTGACGTTCTCTTCGTGGGCCAGGGATTGGGAGGAGATGGAAACCTGTCAAAAGTTGTTCGAGAAACCGTGCATCAAGGCTATGCCCCGGTGGTGGGGATCCAGGTAGACTGGGAGAGTGATAAACCATGA
- the csm3 gene encoding type III-A CRISPR-associated RAMP protein Csm3 has product MQLTDIRKITGFIEISTGLHIGSGNTEMHIGGSDNPVIKHPHTNQPYIPGSSLKGKIRSLLEWRSGLAAVNGGSPVGYKFYDQCEDPGEKSSALLIIKLFGVSGGDELTKEQALTVGPSRLIFRDCLLDEDWVKKITGKSLPLTEIKMENTIDRVRGVAEHPRNVERVPAGARFNFEVAIKILDTEKEEEMLTTLFDGLKLLEMDSLGGSGSRGYGRIAFMLTSKDYQEKLNNAKPFEKAGK; this is encoded by the coding sequence ATGCAGCTGACCGACATTCGGAAAATTACCGGATTTATTGAAATTTCGACCGGTTTGCACATCGGGAGCGGCAACACCGAAATGCATATCGGCGGATCAGACAACCCCGTGATCAAACATCCTCACACCAACCAGCCCTATATCCCTGGCAGCAGCTTGAAGGGCAAGATCCGCAGTTTGTTGGAGTGGCGATCCGGGCTGGCTGCGGTCAACGGCGGTAGTCCAGTCGGGTATAAATTCTATGATCAATGCGAGGATCCAGGAGAGAAAAGTTCTGCCTTACTCATCATCAAGCTGTTCGGTGTTTCTGGTGGGGATGAGCTGACAAAAGAGCAGGCACTGACAGTTGGTCCCAGTCGTCTGATTTTCCGGGATTGTCTGCTTGATGAAGATTGGGTCAAAAAAATTACTGGCAAATCCCTCCCTCTCACCGAGATCAAAATGGAAAATACCATCGACCGGGTGCGTGGAGTTGCGGAACACCCACGCAACGTCGAACGGGTACCGGCAGGGGCAAGATTCAATTTCGAGGTGGCCATCAAGATTTTGGACACTGAAAAGGAAGAAGAGATGCTCACCACCCTGTTTGATGGGCTGAAACTGTTGGAAATGGACAGTCTGGGTGGCTCCGGGTCACGGGGATATGGACGGATCGCGTTCATGCTGACGAGCAAGGATTATCAAGAAAAACTCAATAATGCAAAACCATTTGAAAAGGCTGGAAAATGA
- a CDS encoding DUF86 domain-containing protein has protein sequence MRHESLYLTDMLEAAQAIRRFIARTTPEAFVNDDLIRSAVLQKLIVIGEAAARLPKSYRERHPNIPWIDVIAMRNLVVHAYFSVEWEIIWNTATLDVPELEQALVIMFADTAADGS, from the coding sequence ATGCGACATGAATCCTTATACCTGACGGATATGCTCGAAGCTGCCCAAGCCATACGTCGATTCATTGCCCGGACAACGCCGGAGGCGTTTGTCAACGATGATCTGATCCGTAGTGCTGTTCTGCAAAAGTTGATCGTGATTGGCGAGGCGGCGGCCCGATTGCCAAAATCCTATCGAGAACGTCATCCGAACATCCCGTGGATTGATGTCATCGCGATGCGTAACCTCGTGGTGCATGCCTATTTCTCCGTGGAGTGGGAGATCATCTGGAATACCGCCACCCTGGACGTACCGGAATTGGAGCAAGCCCTGGTCATCATGTTCGCTGATACTGCTGCCGATGGCAGTTGA
- a CDS encoding nucleotidyltransferase family protein gives MRDHLEIPEEPLKEWCQRWKVHELALFGSAMNDTFSDDSDVDLLVEFQTGARVTLFTLSRMQRELSALLARSVDLVPKRGLKPHIRAEILASAQVIYAT, from the coding sequence ATCAGAGATCATTTGGAGATCCCCGAGGAACCATTAAAAGAATGGTGTCAGCGATGGAAGGTCCACGAACTCGCTTTGTTCGGATCAGCGATGAACGACACTTTCTCGGATGACAGTGATGTGGACCTGTTGGTGGAGTTCCAAACTGGTGCGCGGGTGACACTGTTCACCTTGTCGCGCATGCAGAGAGAACTGTCAGCCTTGCTGGCGCGTTCCGTCGATCTGGTCCCAAAACGGGGACTGAAACCCCACATCCGGGCTGAAATTCTGGCCTCCGCGCAGGTCATCTATGCGACATGA
- the csm2 gene encoding type III-A CRISPR-associated protein Csm2, giving the protein MNNQLSSKSTSSKSKLAPSRGADGTAANRQPEVPSLDTSKIKFDTISADLFDAVAREAAEILAKSDKKINKPTQIRRFYDEICMWAEKVEANDVAKFKEFLPFIKMLNAKAAYAHGRKLVDDNFVKLLRDCLSQVNDPKTMKSFKLFMEALMGFYKEKRPKDS; this is encoded by the coding sequence CAAAAAGCAAACTAGCACCATCCAGGGGTGCTGACGGTACTGCAGCCAACAGACAACCGGAGGTACCATCCTTGGATACCAGCAAGATTAAATTTGATACCATCTCTGCTGATCTGTTTGATGCAGTTGCCAGGGAAGCAGCGGAAATTTTGGCCAAGAGTGACAAAAAAATCAACAAACCAACACAAATTCGACGTTTCTATGACGAAATCTGCATGTGGGCCGAAAAAGTCGAAGCAAACGATGTCGCCAAGTTCAAAGAGTTTCTTCCATTCATCAAGATGCTCAATGCCAAAGCAGCCTATGCCCATGGAAGAAAACTGGTGGACGACAATTTTGTCAAGCTTCTGCGTGATTGTTTATCCCAGGTGAACGACCCAAAAACCATGAAAAGTTTCAAACTCTTCATGGAGGCACTGATGGGATTTTACAAGGAAAAGCGACCCAAGGATTCATAA